ACCGGACGACGACATTGGTGTCGAGACCGATCACCGGGTGTCTTCCGTTGCGGCAGTGGCGATGGCCTCGTTCATCTCCTCGACGCTGATCGGCTGGTCCGGCCGTGGCACCGCGCCCTTGAGATCCCTGATCGAGGCAGCTTGCGGGTGGATCTCGTATCCATCCGCGGTTGGTACGAAGGCGAGTCGGGAGCCTGGCCGTAGGCCGAGGCGAGCCCGCACCTCGGCGGGGATGGTGACCTGCCCCTTGCTGGTGACCGTCGCAGATACCATTCCTCGCTCCTTACAACAGGTAAGGCAAGTGTACCCAAGTGATTGATGTCAGGCCCGGTCAGCCGGAGTTTCCGCCGTGCACACGGCGTCGGGCACGATCAGCTCCGGCGCTGATTGCCGGATGACTCGCTGAAGCCGAGTGTGCGGTAGCCGGGCATGCGGCGCTTCAGTGAGGCGGCGAGGATCGGCACCTGGTGGTCGTGATAGTCATGCACTTCGACCACTTCTTTACCGGGCGAGGCGCGTACCACCCGGCCCGCGCACTGGACGAGCAGGCCGTCGAACGAGACCGGGGCGGCGAGGAAGAGCGTGTCCAGGGCGGGGGCGTCGAAGCCTTCGCCGATGAATGGTGTTGTCCCGACGACGAGTACGCCGTCGCCAGTGTCCGCCTCCGACAATCGGTGGACTGCCTCGCGGCGCTGTGCGGTGCTCATGCCACCTTGGAGAACGATTGCGTCGTGCCCGTGCTTGGCAAGGAGGGCGACGATGTTTTCGACGTGCGCTACGCGGCGAGTGAGCACCAGGCAGTTGCGGCCGTGAGCGGCGGCGTCAATGACGTCGTCGACGATCTGGGTGTTACGGGCTGGGTCGGCTGCCAGTGCACGGTGCACCTCCGCCAGCGCGGCCGTGTCGGTGGGGTCGATGCCGTCGCAGCGGAACGCTGTCTGGTGCAAGTGCATCACCCGTTGCTGGCCCGGCTCGTGGACGAATACGTCGGTAAGGGTTGTCGGTCCCTCGTCGTTCACCGTGTGCCGGATCGGACCGAGCTGCCAGGTGACCAGTTCCCCGAGCCGGTCGCGGCGTTCGGGTGTTGCGGTCAGCCCGAGCCAGTACCGCCCTCGGATCCGCTTGACGGAGTGGTCGTAGGCAGCGGCGGCCAGGTGATGGCATTCGTCGACGACAATGTGTCCGTAGCCGTTGGTCAGCTCCGTCACATCGTCGCGACGAGCCAGGGACGGCAGCATGATGATGTCGACGACGCCGGTGAGCTTGCGCCGGCCGCCGCCTAGCTGGCCGGGCCGGAAACCCAGGAACTCCTCGATTCGGGAGCGCCACTGCTCGGCAAGCGCCTTGCGATCGAGAAGTATGACGGTGGAGGCAGCTCGCTCGGCGATCACGGCGCATGCCATCACGGTCTTGCCCGATCCCGGTGGTGCGACCAGCACACCGTCATCGTGGCCCAGCAACGCGTCGACGGCGGCGGTCTGCCGGGGATCGAGCTGACCGGAGAACGCGACGTCGATCTCGGCTCCGGCGCTGCGCAGATCGGTGATGTCCAAGCGGGAGCCGGCCTCGTGCACGATCTCGGACGCCAAGTGCCGCAGTCCGCGGGGAAGGACCAGATCGCCATCAACGGTCACGTCATACCCGCGCACGAACCGGGGTGTGTTCCAGGTCGACTTGCGCAGCCGCTGCAGCTCGTAGAACTTTGGGTTGGCCATCGATGCCGCATGCTTGAAAGTGGACAGCGCCGCGGGGGTGAGCTGCGCGGGCCTCAGCCGCAGTCCAGCGTCGAGTTCGGCGTGTAGGACGGACGGCAGACGCGGGTGAACTCTGCTTGCAGACGGTCGGCTCAAGCCACGGACGTCGCTGCCGACGGTGGTGGTGCTGGCCTGGTTGGCGATCTTGCTCGCCGCGGAAAGGCTGAGCCGATCCATGGTGGACAGGAAGTCCCACTGATCCTCGTGCGGTTCGAGCGTGGACAGGTCGAGGAACGTCGTCAGCCCGTCCCGTCGGCGTCGCCCCTGCAGCGGAAGGGCGATCAGGTTGCCGAATCCTCCGGCGGGCAGCACATCCTGACTCGGGAACAGCCGATCGTAAGAGCGCAGGTCCATCGCCCCGCGCAGCGTCATGGCTTCGTGGATCAGCACGGTTCCGACCGATCGTGCGGTGGCGGCAGGGATCGTCTGGGCGAAGAAGACCCACACATGTGCCCCCTGCCCGGACTGGGAGATCTCCAGCGCGGCGGGAACCTGCCTGGCTCGGGCCGCTTTGACGTATGCCAGGGCGTCGAGCATCGCTGCGGAGCCGTCGAAGTCTGCGACCAGGAACGCGCACGTGTTGTCTGGGCGCAACGGGTACACACCGACGAACTCCTGGCCCACCAGGTGGGCCCCGAGGACCTCGCTGGTCAGCGGCAGGTAGGACGCGTCGCTGCGGCGCATGCCCTTGCGCCAGCCGCCGCGAACTGCTGGCATCCATCCTGCTGCCCCCGTTCGATTGTTCTCCCATCGCACCGCATACACATCGGTGCGTGGCACGAAGAGGCCGGCGAACAGGCGCAGCTTGTCCGCGACAGCGGAAGACATGGTGACCATGCCTGGAGGATCGACGGTGGCGGCCAGTTGTTCCGGAGCCGGCGTGACGTCCTGGCCGCGGAGGTCCAGCAGCCGGGCCAGTCGCAGGTTCTCCGAGCGCAGACTGTCCCGCTCACGGATGAGCTGGGCGACCTCCTGCTGCAGCTGATGCGTCGACACTCTGGAGATCGTCGCACGTCAATGGTCTACAAGCGGGCGGTTGGGGTGCTCATCGGTAAGGAGACGGTAGGCTGGCCGATCCCACGTACGCTGAACCCGCTGTCCGCCCAGACGGCACTCGCTTCTTTCGACGGCAACGGCTGCTTGGCGCGTCGACGCTGCTCGCTACGTCATCTGTCAGGCAACGCACGTTGTCGAGCTCATGCTCACCACCCATGATCGGCAGCGAGGAGGCCGTCGTAGTCGTGCCGATCATCTGCCCCGGCGCGAACGCTTGTTCTCGTGGGTCGGTACGCGCTACCTCGGCTGGCCGTGGCGGTTGCGCACGTGCAAGCCGTGCTCGCGCAGGCGTGCGCTGACTGTCTTGGCGCTGGCGCCGACAACCTGCCCGACCCGTGCAAGCGAGAGCCCGCTCTCGTACAGTCGGATGGCTTCCTGAATCTGCTCAGTGGTCAGGCCCTGCTTGCGTATTAGGACGCCGTGTCGCTTCAGGACGGTGCTCACCGTTCGCCGATCGATGCCGAACTGGCCACCGAGCTGATAGACCGTCGCCCCACCGCGATAGCCGTCGATGAGCGCCTGGACTTGCTGCACGTCGAGTTGGTGGGCGGTCGCTGGTCGACGAGCTGTCAACGCCGTCGGAGGGGGAGATCCGGGTTTCGGCAACCTACGCAGCAGCGCCTCCAACGCCCTGACCTGCACAGATTTCTTGTAATGCGCTCCCCGGACCTCCACCCAGTTGCTCTTGTCGAAAGTGCAGATCGACGCTTGTGAGGCCGTCCGAGAGGGCGGCCTCAGTCGGTTCCGGGCGTGGACAACCCTGGGCTGACCAGGAGTTTTGCTGGCATCAGCATGTGGTTCGAGTAGGTTCTCCTTGCTTCGCCGCCGGAGCGGTTCTGCTACGGCGACTTGGGTTGCCAGGTCTCATCCTGGTTGGGTGATGCTGGCGAAGGGCTCGTCGAGCTCGGTGCGGATCTGGCCGGGTTCTGGGCTGAGGAAGATCCAGACGAAGATGGGCGGTTGAGTTGCTTCCGCACCGTGGCCAGCGCATCGGTGTAGGTGGCGTGGACGTCTTGCAGCTGGGCACGGACGCGTGCTATTTGCAAGGCGGCGCGGTGTCCCCCGGTCTGAACACGGGATCCAGGTAGGAGGCCACCAGTGCCATCTGCTCGTCGAGGTCTGCTTCGCAGACTGCCTCCAGTCGTTCTTTGCGCCGCCAGGCCGCCCATTTGGTCTGACCGACTTGTCCGTAGCCGACGACGTAGGGCGCGATGGGCTCGAGGGTGACGCCGCGGTAGCGCGCCACGGCTCGTGCGGAGCGGAGCAGTTCGTCAGTGTCCGTGCCCTGCCGGGCGAGCTGGACGATGTCGACGTAGTCGCGCCATCGGGTGCTGGTGATGCCCCGCTCGAGGATGGTCACGCCCTTCTCGGCGATCGTGGTCTCTGGCGCGTAGCCGAGCAGCTTGATCGGGTCGCCCAGGACACGGTCGATATGCACCTTGCGGGGAGCGGGCACGATCGGATCTCCGGTGGAGACATCCCACGCAGCGGCGCCGTTCCACGGCCCGATCGACACACCGACCCGCACACGGAATCCGGGGTAGTCGGCGTGCTCGCGGATCACCTGCACGCTGATCGAGTTGAGATCGAACACCACCCCGTCATCGGTCTCGACGGCGGCGATGTCGTGAACCACTGCGATGAGGTGCTCAAGTGTGACGTCGGCACCGATGGCGTTCGCATCGGCATCCTTGGTCGGGCGCCGTATGCCGTAGGCGGCCAGCAGGATCCCACCCTTGAGCACGAAGTCCTCGGCATGGGCGGTGCGGCTGAGGCGGTCCAGGAACGACTCCAGCGTGTGCCGGATCAGATACTCCTGTGTCGGCGCACCCGTCCCAGCCTTCGCCGCGGCGGAGCGTGCCGCGGACTGGATGCGGCGGAACACCTCATCGCCCACGCTCACGCCAGCGCCTCCAAGGCCTGAAGGGTTGGAGACTTCGCCCGAGGTAGTTGAGAGGCAATCTCCATCAATCGAGCAGGTTTCCCGCCGCGGCGCAGCCACTCCTTCAACGACTCCCGTGCCAACTCGTACCCGACCTCGCCACGCAACCGGAACGCGTCGGCGATCGACCGCTCGGGTGAGTAGATCCCAATGGTCTGATCCGTGCCCGGAATCGGGATCGCCTCCCGGCCGATGTCGAACGTGGCCCGATCGAACTGATGCCACGCGATCGCACCTGTGCTCACCGGCGTGCGCGACCCGCGCGGGATCGCGACATCCAACGCTGCGGGAATCGCATCGGTGAGCTCATGGTGAGCGAGCGCCGACGCCAAGCAGATCGTTGCATCCGGGCGACGAGTGGCCGCTTCGATCCAGTCCCAGTCCGCCGCCGGAGCATCGGCCGGCAGGTAAATGCCCCGCGCGATCCGCTCCAGCCGGCCATCCCGCGCTGCACGGTAAAGCCCACTGCGCGACAGGCCCGCCTCCTCGGCCCTACCCGGCCTCAGCATGGACATCGTCGTCACCACCTCTCCGGCATGAAACGTCTACATGTAAGTGTAACTGAGGACGTATCGTGTCACCGACCTTCAGTACTTGATCACCGAGCGAATGCCGATGCCGCGTTTCAGCTCGTCGTACCCGTCGTTGATCTCGTCCAGGCCCATGACCCGGGTCACCAGCGCGTCGAGGTCGATGCGGCCGTGCAGGTAGTGGTCGATAAGCTGCGGAAAATCGATCGCCGGTCGGCTGGAACCGTAGTTCGAGCCGATGAGTTGGAGTTCGGAGTCCGACATGACGAACGGGTCGATCGTGATGGTCAAGCCGTCGGGCACCTGTCCGGCGACGACGGCCCGGCCACCGCGGGCCAAGGACGCATACGCGGCCTCGATGGTCGCTGGGAGGCCGATCGCTTCGATGGCGACCTCGACGCCGCGCCCGTCGGTGAGCTGTGGCACCCGCTCGGCGAGGTCCTCCTCGGAGGTGTTGACGACCTCCGTGGCACCGAAGTGTCGCGCCCGTTCGAGCCGCGTGTCGGAGAGGTCGGCTGCGATGATCCGGCGGGCGCCGACCAGACGGGCGCCCTGGATCGCGTTGAGACCGACGCCGCCGCAGCCGAGGACCAGCACCGTCTCGTCGGGGCGGACGTTCGCGGTGTTGATCGCCGCGCCGACGCCGGTGGTGACGGAGCAGCCGACGAGAGACGCCTGCTCGAAAGGAGCGTCGGCGCGCACCGGAATCGCGCCCGACTCCGGCACCATGGTGTACTCCCCGAAGGTGCCGGTGCCGGCGAAGCTGTAGACCTCCTGGCCGTCCACGGTCCTGATGCGGGTCCTCCCGTCGGAGGACAGGTGGTTGGCGGAGTGCCGGGCGACCTCGTCGCACAGGACCGGTCGGCCGCTCACGCAGTAGCGGCACCGGCGACACGGTGGCGTCCACGTCAGGATGACGTGGTCACCCGGAGCGACGCCGCTCACGCCCTCGCCGACCGCCTCGACGACGCCGGCGCCTTCGTGGCCAAGGATCATCGGCGTGGGCACCTCCCATTCGCCGACGATCACGTGGAGGTCGCTGTGGCACAGGCCGCTGGCCCTCATGCGCACGAGCACCTCGCCGGGCGGGGGCGTCGACGGGATGGAGACCGTCTCGATCGTCATCGGTGTGTTCGCCGTCCGGAAGACCGCGGCCCTGAATTCGATGGTCACAAGAGTTGCACCTGTCCCTCGGTGATCGGGATGAACTCGCCGCGCTCTGCGCTGGCGGCGCCGCGCTGTGCGCGGCGCTTGTTGCCGTTGAAGGCGTCACAGATCCGGTCCAGGACCCAGACGGTCCGCAGGCCGGCGCGGCCCATCATCATGAACGGCGGGAACTTCGGCTCGTCCTTCCAGATCGTCTGGAGGTCCTCATGGCGCTTCCCGTCGACGATGTAGTCCGCGATGAGCGACCCGATGTACGGCGCCTGGGCGAGACCGTGCCCGTTACAGCAACATGAGTAGTAGACGTCGTCACCCGTCTGTCCGGCGACGGAGACCCAGGACGAGGTGATCGCGATCCAGCCACCCCACGCCTGGGCCACCCTCACGTCGGCCAGCGACGGGAAACGCGTGTGGAATGCATCCGCGAGCTCCTGGACCAGACCGGGATCCGGCGCCTTGTTCTCGGGCAGTGGGTAGCTGGTGCCCCGCTCGAGTCGGCGCACACCGAAGACCATCGTGTTCCGCTCCGTGACGCGGAAGTGCTCCATGATCTGGTGCTGGCTGAGCACGCCGGAGCGGCTGGTCCAGCCGAGCGCCTCGATCCGCGCGGGGTCGATCGGCTCGGTCTCCACCTCGATGATCCACGCGGGGATCGACAGGCCTTTGGGCGTGATGTCCCACTCGCCGGAGTAGGCGTTGGTGGACAGCACCACCTTGTTGGCGATCACCGCACCGCCGGGCGTCGTGATGACGATCTTCCCGCTCTCGCGACGCATGTCGGTGACCTTGCTCTGCTCGTAGACGCGGGCCGAGCCGGCCAGCAGGACACCTCGCAGACCACGGCAGAGCTTGCCGGGATTCAGCATCCCACCGACGCCCTCCCGCATCCCGCCGACGAACGCGCGCGGTATGCCGATCTCCTCGGCCGTCCCCACCTGACCGCGTCCCCCGGCGTCCCTGAGGATCTTGGCGCAGGCCTTGACACGCAGCATCTGGATCGGCGAAATAGCCCCGAAGGACAGCCCGTTCGGGACATAGTCACAGTCGATCCGGTGGTCCTTGATCTGGGCTTGGAGGTACTCGGCGGCCCGGTCGGCCAGGACCACCATGCCCTTCATGAGCTTGGGGTAGAAGAGTTTCAGCATCCGCAGGTCGCCGCCGGGAGCCCCGGAGATGTGGCCACCGTTGCGAGAGCTGGAGCCGTAGCCGCAGAACTCCGCCTCCAGCAGGACCACGTCCCGGCCGCGGTCGGCGAGCCGCGTGGCCGTGGCCATCCCGCCCACACCGCCGCCGATCACTGCGACATCGCAGGTCACCTCACCGCTGACGGCGGGCTGTAGGTCGGTCGGCGGGTCGATCCAACCGCTGAAGGTGTGCAGCTTGATCTTCGACATGTCCTGTTTCATGAGTACGCACCCTTTCGATCGAGGGGTTCGGTTGCAGGGAGGAGCCGCGCGACGTTGTCGGCAGCGCGCTGGCCGGACAGGACTGCGCCGTTCATGCTGCCCGTCCACTCGCCCGCGGTCTCGGTGCCGGCCCAGTGGACCCGGCCGTGGGGCTCGGTCAGGACGCTGCCGTAGCGCGTCGTCGCGTAGGGGCCGACGACGGGGTTCGGGCCGCCCCGCGCGAACGAGTCGGTGTTCCAACAGTGGTCGATGTAGTCGATCGGCCGGGCGGCTTCGGGGCCGTAGAGGTCGGTGAGCTGCTTCACGACCTGGGCCTTGCGCGTCTCGGGCTGGTGGACGTCGAACACGCGCGGATCGCAGAACGCCATCAGGACGCCGGGACCGTTCGGGCTCGGCGAGACGTCGAAGGTGATGAAGACCGTCCCGGTGTCGGTCAGGGCCTCGCCCGACAACCCGTCGGCTCGCCAGAAGGGCTTGTCATAGGCGACGAAGGCCTTGCTCAGCGCGCCGAGGCCCCACGACCGGATGAGCCCCTGTGTCTTCTCGGGCAGCGCGGGCTCGAACTCGATGCCGGCGCGGTGCTCGGTGGCCGTCGTGACGATCGCGTACTCGGCCCGGAACTGGGCGGTGTCCGTGTCGACCGCGACGCCGTCCGCGTCCTGAATGATCCGACGGACGGGGGAGTTCGGGTGGACCCGGTCGCCGAGAAGCGAGGCGTACCGGACGGCGATCTCCTGCGTGGTCTCGACGTACCGCGCGTCCTGCATCCCGCCTTCCGCGTCGAGCATGTGGTCGAAGCCGCCGAAAGCACGGATGGTGCGCAGCATGTGCAAGAGCGAGACGTCACTGGTCTGACACCCGAACTCCACCTTGGTGACGATGGTCATCAGCGCGCGCGTCGTCGTGCGGGCGCGCTTGCGATCGAGCCACCCCTCCAGGGAGATCGCATCGAGCTCGGCGGCGCGAGGGGAGTTACACGGGGCTTCGACATCGATGGTCTTCGCCAACTTGTCCAGGGCCATCTGGATGCGGGTCATGTTCACCAGGGCCGCCGGCGAGAGCCTGGGAATGGTGCCCTTGTAGGTGCTCCGCTTGCCGGCGAGCCACAGCGTGCTGCGTCCCTCGGCGAACTGCTTGACGGTGGTGCACCCGACCTGGTCGGCGATCGCGCGGATCGCGTCGTGCTCCTTCGCCACCCAGGTGCCACCGAGGTCGACCTTGACCCCGGCGATCTCGCCGGTGAACACGCGCCCGCCAACGCGGTCGCGGCCCTCGAGGACGACCACCGAGTAGCCCTGGTCCACGAGGTCGTGCGCCGCGGTCAGCCCAGCGAAGCCAGCGCCGACGATCACGACATCGACTGATTCAGGCGCGTTCACGACACGACCTCCACGGTCCGCGCCGACGCAACGTCCGTGGCATCGTGGTGCGCGCGCATCGTCTTGTAGCCGTAGTAGTAGGTGATGGCCTGGAAGCCCCAGACGGTGAGCGCGATGGTGTAGAAGATCGTTCGGGACGAGTCATCGGTGTAGAGCCAGGTGTGGTACCGGTTCAGGTCGGCTTCGCCGTTGGCGCCCGGGATGAAGTGGTAGAAGAAGTCATAGGTGAGCGCCACGTAGGTCGCCGCGAGCGATACCACGGCGGTCAGTGCCGCGAGGCGTTGCGCGCCCGCCCGCCACAGGCGCGTCGCGAAATAAAGGAGGAAGCACGTCGTCAGCAGGTTCCCGACGACGTAGAACGTGGCCAGCGCAAGGTGCGGGAAATCGCGCGGCAGGTCGTCGCTGTGCATCGGCCCGAAGATCACAGCGCCTGCGAACGCGAGCACCGTGGCACCCGCCTTAACCGCCGTCGGTGGCTTGTAGCCGTGCGTGACCGCGAGAAGGCCGATCACCAGGAGCAGGGTTATGCCGAAGCACCGCGAGAACGCGTCCAAGTCGTAGGCGAAGTAATACATCGGGCTGGACTTCTTGCCGCTGAGCAGCGACCACAGCAGGAAGTTGGTCGATGACACGGCCACGACGAAGTACTCGAGTGTCAACAGCTGATTGCGGTAGTTGCGCCAGAGTTTGGCCCCGTAGATCCACGTCGTCGCCATCAACCACAGATCGGCCGCGAGAAAGAGCAGATCCTTCATGAGTTGACTCCTCTCCTGACTTGTTCGTTTGACTTGATCACTTGAGCGAGTTTGTGACCGGCGTCACCTGCTGTCAATGGTTCGGCGCGGAATCGGGTTGTGTCCGGCCGAAGTCGGTGCACGCTGCACTCGCGCCGGCGGAAGCAGGTGCGCGCTGTCGTTGTGACGGGGGTCCCGGACGGTGACAGTGGTCGGAATCAGGAATGCAACAGCGAGGAGCGAGCGGTCATGACAACTCAGGTGTCACAGGCGGTCGAGGAGTTCGACATCGTCGTCATCGGAGCCGGAATCTCCGGGATCGGGGCGGCGACGTACTTCACCCGCGAGCTCCCCACCAAGTCGATCGCCGTGTTGGAGGGCCGCGCCGACATCGGCGGCACGTGGGACCTGTTCCGCTATCCCGGGATCCGCTCCGACTCCGACCTGCACACGTTCGGCTACGAGTTCAAACCGTGGCGCCATGACAACGCCATCGCGGACGCGCACCTGATCAAGGGCTACCTGCGCGAGACGGTCGAGGAGAACGAGCTCACCGGCCTGATCCGGTACGGCCACCGTGTCGTGCGGGCCGACTGGTCGTCGCAGGAGTCGACCTGGACGCTGACCGTCCAGGTCACCGACGCCGCCGGGACGACGACGCGCACGATCCGCGCCGGCTGGGTCTTCGCCGCCACCGGTTACTACCGGTATGACGAGGGCTTCTCGCCGGAGTTCGCCGGGCGCGAGGACTTCGGCGGGGTCGTCGTACACCCGCAGCACTGGCCCGAGGACCTCGACTACACCGGCAAGAAGGTCGTCATCATCGGCAGCGGCGCCACCGCGGTGACCATGGTGCCCGCCATGCTCAAGGGTGCCGGGGCCGCCGCCCACGTGACCATGCTGCAACGCACACCGACATACATCATGTCGATGCCCCGGGTCGACAGTGTCGCGCTCGCGCTGACCAAGGTGTTGGGGGAGCAGCGCGGCTACGCGGCCACCCGGTTCAAGAACATCTGGCTGGAGCGCGGCTGGGTGGTGTGGCTGCGACGCTTCCCCAACGCCGGGCGCCGCTTCATCCGCCGCGAGAACCGCAAACGGCTGCCGGAGGGCTTCGACGTCGACAAGCACTTCAACCCGCCGTACAACCCCTGGGACCAGCGGCTCTGCCTGGCCCCCGACGGCGACTTCTTCGACGCCATCAAGGCGGGCAACGCCTCGGTCGCCACGGACCAGATCGTGCGCTTCACCGAGCGCGGCATCCTGCTCGAGTCCGGTGAGGAGCTGGAGGCCGACGTCATCGTGACCGCGACCGGCCTGAACATGCAGCTCTTCGACGGCATGCCGATCGCGCTCGACGGCACCGAGGTGGACATCACCGACGCGGTCGCGTACCGCGGGATGCTGCTGAGCGGGATCCCGAACTGGGCCATGGCGATCGGGTACACCACCTCGTCGTGGACCCTCAAGGTCAGCCTGATGTGTCGCTACTTCATCGATCTGGTCAAGCACATGGACGCGCACGGATACGTCGACGCCGTCCCGGTCGCAGACCCGGACATGGAGCACCGCCCGGTCATGGACCTCCAGTCCGGGTATGCCAAGCGCGGCGCCAAGTTCCTGCCGAAGCAGGGAGTGTCGGCGCCGTGGCGGATGGCGATGTCGTACCAGGAGGACGCCAAGGCACTGCGCGGGCCGGTCTTCGACGAGCACCTCCGGTTCGGCACTGCCCGGCCCGCCGTCTGGACCGTCGACGCTCGGAGCACCGCCGATGTCTGAGAAGAAGGAGACCGACGAGCTGGACCAGTTCGCGCAGCTCGCCTCGGGTATGACGATCTGCTTCCGCGACCACGGGGCGAAGACCGACCCTGCGGTCCTGCTCGTGGCGGGACTGGGCGAGGACCAGACCTTCTGGGGTGACAGTTTCGTGTCGTCGGTGGTCTCGCGGGGCTATCGCGTGATCACCATGGACAATCGTGACGTCGGCCGGTCCACCTTCGCGACCGCACCGCCGCCCGCGATCTGGCGGCAGATCCTCGCCCGTCCCCGCAGGGACGCCTACACGCTGGCGGACATGGCCCAGGACTGCGTCGGCGTCCTCGACCACCTCGGGATCGACCGGATCCACCTGGCCGGACGGTCCATGGGCGGCATGATCGCGCAGACGATCGCCGCCACCGAGCGGCAGCGGGTCCTGTCGCTGACGTCCATCTACTCCACCACCGGCTCGACGAAGGTTGGCCAGCCCGCGAAGTCGACGATCCGGATCCTCGTGCTGTCCCCGGAGGCGAAGACCCGTACCGATGCGGTGCGGTCGCATCTGCGGATCACCCAGCACATCGCCGGGACGGCATACCCCATCGACGACGCGGCGGAGGCCGCCATCGCGGCCCGCGGCTGGGACCGCAGCGCCGGCGACCCGGCCGCCGGGGTGGCGCGTCAGATCGAGGCGATCCAGCGCTCCGGCGATCGCACCGCCCAACTGCGCACGATCGCGGCGCCCGCCCTGGTCATCAACGGCGACCGCGACCTCATGGTCGCGCCCAGCGGCGGCGTCGCCGCCGCCCGGGCGATCCCGTCGGCACAACACGTGGTCATTCCCGGAATGGGACACCACCTACCCGAGGCGCTGGTCGACCCCATCACGCGGTACCTCTGCGGCCACGCCGATCGGGTGAGTGCGGGAGGCGCTCAGGTCGAGATTTCCTGACCGGATCGGTGCAGACTGCGGTCATGGACGAACTGTGGCCGGCGCCCTCGACCGGGGCAACCGACGTCATCCGGTCGGTCTCCCAGCAGTTGCTGGCCGAGGCCGAGGGTTTCGCCGCAGCGGTGATCGCCCCGGCGCTCAACGCCCAGAACGACACCGCACTGCTCGCGGACGGTTCGCTGACCAACGAGGACCGGCAGATCAGCCACTCCGACCTCGTCCAGTGGCTCACCGCGAACATCCAGCACCCGGGCCACCGCGTGGAGCTGTATTTCAGCACCCGCACGACGGACTACATCCGTGATCTCACCTCGCGCGGGATCGCCCCGGACTTCGCCGAAGGATGGCGGGTGGGCCTCGCGATCTCCTGGCGGCGCTGGCTCCGGGAGTGCCTGGCGCAGTGCTCCGACCCGGCCCTGCTGGAGGAGATTCTCGACATCATCGCGCAATCCATGGCCCAGTACGCCATCGACTGGATGGTCGCTGCCCGAGAGGCCAGCGTCGCCGACGCGAT
This genomic window from Flexivirga oryzae contains:
- a CDS encoding AbrB/MazE/SpoVT family DNA-binding domain-containing protein codes for the protein MVSATVTSKGQVTIPAEVRARLGLRPGSRLAFVPTADGYEIHPQAASIRDLKGAVPRPDQPISVEEMNEAIATAATEDTR
- a CDS encoding NAD(P)/FAD-dependent oxidoreductase, with amino-acid sequence MKQDMSKIKLHTFSGWIDPPTDLQPAVSGEVTCDVAVIGGGVGGMATATRLADRGRDVVLLEAEFCGYGSSSRNGGHISGAPGGDLRMLKLFYPKLMKGMVVLADRAAEYLQAQIKDHRIDCDYVPNGLSFGAISPIQMLRVKACAKILRDAGGRGQVGTAEEIGIPRAFVGGMREGVGGMLNPGKLCRGLRGVLLAGSARVYEQSKVTDMRRESGKIVITTPGGAVIANKVVLSTNAYSGEWDITPKGLSIPAWIIEVETEPIDPARIEALGWTSRSGVLSQHQIMEHFRVTERNTMVFGVRRLERGTSYPLPENKAPDPGLVQELADAFHTRFPSLADVRVAQAWGGWIAITSSWVSVAGQTGDDVYYSCCCNGHGLAQAPYIGSLIADYIVDGKRHEDLQTIWKDEPKFPPFMMMGRAGLRTVWVLDRICDAFNGNKRRAQRGAASAERGEFIPITEGQVQLL
- a CDS encoding type IV toxin-antitoxin system AbiEi family antitoxin domain-containing protein, with amino-acid sequence MSMLRPGRAEEAGLSRSGLYRAARDGRLERIARGIYLPADAPAADWDWIEAATRRPDATICLASALAHHELTDAIPAALDVAIPRGSRTPVSTGAIAWHQFDRATFDIGREAIPIPGTDQTIGIYSPERSIADAFRLRGEVGYELARESLKEWLRRGGKPARLMEIASQLPRAKSPTLQALEALA
- a CDS encoding TOTE conflict system archaeo-eukaryotic primase domain-containing protein — its product is MSTHQLQQEVAQLIRERDSLRSENLRLARLLDLRGQDVTPAPEQLAATVDPPGMVTMSSAVADKLRLFAGLFVPRTDVYAVRWENNRTGAAGWMPAVRGGWRKGMRRSDASYLPLTSEVLGAHLVGQEFVGVYPLRPDNTCAFLVADFDGSAAMLDALAYVKAARARQVPAALEISQSGQGAHVWVFFAQTIPAATARSVGTVLIHEAMTLRGAMDLRSYDRLFPSQDVLPAGGFGNLIALPLQGRRRRDGLTTFLDLSTLEPHEDQWDFLSTMDRLSLSAASKIANQASTTTVGSDVRGLSRPSASRVHPRLPSVLHAELDAGLRLRPAQLTPAALSTFKHAASMANPKFYELQRLRKSTWNTPRFVRGYDVTVDGDLVLPRGLRHLASEIVHEAGSRLDITDLRSAGAEIDVAFSGQLDPRQTAAVDALLGHDDGVLVAPPGSGKTVMACAVIAERAASTVILLDRKALAEQWRSRIEEFLGFRPGQLGGGRRKLTGVVDIIMLPSLARRDDVTELTNGYGHIVVDECHHLAAAAYDHSVKRIRGRYWLGLTATPERRDRLGELVTWQLGPIRHTVNDEGPTTLTDVFVHEPGQQRVMHLHQTAFRCDGIDPTDTAALAEVHRALAADPARNTQIVDDVIDAAAHGRNCLVLTRRVAHVENIVALLAKHGHDAIVLQGGMSTAQRREAVHRLSEADTGDGVLVVGTTPFIGEGFDAPALDTLFLAAPVSFDGLLVQCAGRVVRASPGKEVVEVHDYHDHQVPILAASLKRRMPGYRTLGFSESSGNQRRS
- a CDS encoding zinc-binding dehydrogenase, giving the protein MTIEFRAAVFRTANTPMTIETVSIPSTPPPGEVLVRMRASGLCHSDLHVIVGEWEVPTPMILGHEGAGVVEAVGEGVSGVAPGDHVILTWTPPCRRCRYCVSGRPVLCDEVARHSANHLSSDGRTRIRTVDGQEVYSFAGTGTFGEYTMVPESGAIPVRADAPFEQASLVGCSVTTGVGAAINTANVRPDETVLVLGCGGVGLNAIQGARLVGARRIIAADLSDTRLERARHFGATEVVNTSEEDLAERVPQLTDGRGVEVAIEAIGLPATIEAAYASLARGGRAVVAGQVPDGLTITIDPFVMSDSELQLIGSNYGSSRPAIDFPQLIDHYLHGRIDLDALVTRVMGLDEINDGYDELKRGIGIRSVIKY
- a CDS encoding nucleotidyl transferase AbiEii/AbiGii toxin family protein, giving the protein MSVGDEVFRRIQSAARSAAAKAGTGAPTQEYLIRHTLESFLDRLSRTAHAEDFVLKGGILLAAYGIRRPTKDADANAIGADVTLEHLIAVVHDIAAVETDDGVVFDLNSISVQVIREHADYPGFRVRVGVSIGPWNGAAAWDVSTGDPIVPAPRKVHIDRVLGDPIKLLGYAPETTIAEKGVTILERGITSTRWRDYVDIVQLARQGTDTDELLRSARAVARYRGVTLEPIAPYVVGYGQVGQTKWAAWRRKERLEAVCEADLDEQMALVASYLDPVFRPGDTAPPCK